One genomic segment of Methanothermobacter wolfeii includes these proteins:
- a CDS encoding CBS domain-containing protein, with product MIGKLRARDIMLRDVIVAEPDDLVAAANLKMVRANVGGVPVVEGERLVGLITHRDILLAGGEALKLRVRDIMSKELVVVDEDTPIGRISRIMADTGYQRIPVVEDGKLVGLITQSCIIKALADHI from the coding sequence ATGATCGGAAAACTCCGTGCAAGGGACATAATGCTCCGCGATGTCATTGTTGCGGAACCAGATGACCTGGTCGCGGCAGCCAACCTTAAAATGGTCCGTGCAAATGTTGGTGGGGTCCCTGTAGTGGAGGGTGAAAGGCTTGTTGGACTCATAACCCACCGGGACATACTCCTTGCCGGTGGAGAGGCCCTGAAGCTCCGTGTAAGGGACATTATGAGCAAGGAGCTTGTTGTTGTTGATGAGGATACCCCTATAGGAAGGATCAGCAGGATAATGGCTGATACTGGTTATCAGAGGATACCCGTTGTTGAGGATGGGAAGCTTGTGGGGCTCATAACCCAGAGCTGCATCATAAAGGCCCTTGCTGACCACATCTAA
- a CDS encoding helix-turn-helix transcriptional regulator has protein sequence MLDEYNEFRTYIKFLFGSDVRLKVLLALINGPMELSELRSIIKSSSSTILHAIYQLEEKNLVSRINRSYELSSTGRIVSLKILGVIRTLSVISRFSEFFLDHDIHSIPDSLLGNIDSIHGASLLKARLEDLTAPYDRIREKVLNSERVWILSGVCYPFYEDIIKMGIPAEIILSEDIADSVESDASDSVKIRAISRDLNFSLIITDDSMALGLFMSDGLYDHGRFIFSEDEDAIDWAWRLFKHFTGTGDE, from the coding sequence TTGCTGGATGAGTACAATGAGTTCAGGACGTACATTAAGTTCCTCTTCGGCTCCGATGTAAGGCTTAAGGTGTTACTGGCCCTTATCAATGGACCGATGGAGTTATCAGAGCTCAGATCAATCATAAAGTCAAGTTCATCAACAATACTTCACGCCATATACCAGCTTGAGGAGAAAAACCTTGTATCAAGGATTAACAGGAGCTATGAGCTATCATCAACAGGAAGGATAGTTTCACTGAAGATACTCGGGGTTATAAGGACGTTATCTGTTATCAGCAGATTCTCCGAGTTCTTCCTTGATCATGACATCCACTCAATACCCGACTCCCTCCTGGGGAATATTGACTCCATCCACGGAGCTTCACTGCTTAAGGCAAGGCTTGAAGACCTCACAGCACCATATGACAGGATTAGGGAGAAGGTTCTGAATTCAGAAAGGGTATGGATACTCTCGGGTGTATGCTACCCCTTCTATGAGGACATCATAAAGATGGGAATACCGGCTGAAATAATACTATCAGAGGACATAGCTGACTCGGTGGAATCTGATGCGTCTGATTCGGTGAAAATCAGAGCCATCAGCAGGGACTTAAATTTCAGCCTCATAATAACGGATGATTCCATGGCCCTGGGCCTCTTCATGTCAGACGGCCTCTATGACCATGGAAGGTTCATCTTCTCAGAGGATGAGGATGCCATCGACTGGGCATGGAGGCTGTTCAAACACTTCACAGGAACAGGAGATGAATAA
- the glnA gene encoding type I glutamate--ammonia ligase, with amino-acid sequence MSDKIGRIIAKMDECGVKFVRLQFVDIHGKPKNMAIPLVRPDQIEDIIKDGLLFDGSSIEGFVDINESDLVLKPDPDTFSTLPWRPEEKGVCRFICDVYWPEGKPFEGDPRYVLKRALEKYEHLGYEYNVGPEPEFFILDQDEEGNIIPHDCGAYFDVEPVDQGTDFRRKLVMDLEALKFDVEVSHHEVAPGQHEIDFKFDKALKTADAVITFKQAIKAIVDKMGYMVTFMPKPFFGENGSGMHCHQSLFKDGENVFYDPDTETQLSDEAMYFIGGLLKHSPALSAVCAPTVNSYKRLVPGYEAPVYIAYGLQNRSTLIRIPASRGKGTRVELRMPDPSCNPYLAFAAMLEAGMDGIQNKIDPGEPTEIDVFDKSMKELQEMGIKTLPSSLWEAYHALEEDEVVKGALGDHVYENFMEIKHKEWDDYRVRVFKYELERYLDI; translated from the coding sequence ATGTCAGATAAGATTGGAAGAATAATAGCTAAAATGGATGAATGCGGAGTAAAATTCGTCCGCCTGCAGTTTGTAGATATACATGGAAAACCAAAGAATATGGCAATACCCCTGGTGAGGCCGGACCAGATAGAGGACATAATAAAGGACGGCCTCCTCTTTGATGGGTCATCAATTGAGGGATTCGTTGACATAAACGAAAGTGACCTTGTTCTCAAACCCGACCCAGACACCTTCTCAACACTGCCATGGAGGCCGGAAGAGAAGGGCGTGTGCAGATTCATCTGTGACGTCTACTGGCCAGAAGGAAAACCATTCGAAGGAGACCCAAGGTACGTTCTTAAAAGAGCCCTTGAAAAGTACGAGCACCTTGGCTACGAGTACAACGTCGGGCCAGAACCAGAATTCTTCATCCTTGACCAGGACGAGGAAGGAAACATAATACCCCACGACTGCGGCGCATACTTTGATGTTGAACCCGTGGACCAGGGAACCGACTTCAGGAGAAAGCTCGTCATGGACCTTGAAGCCCTCAAGTTCGACGTGGAGGTCAGCCACCACGAGGTTGCGCCGGGTCAGCACGAGATAGACTTCAAATTTGATAAGGCCCTTAAAACAGCCGATGCAGTTATAACCTTCAAGCAGGCCATAAAGGCCATAGTAGACAAGATGGGCTACATGGTAACCTTCATGCCGAAACCATTCTTCGGTGAAAACGGTAGCGGTATGCACTGCCACCAGTCCCTCTTCAAGGACGGTGAAAACGTATTCTATGACCCTGACACAGAAACACAGCTCTCAGATGAGGCCATGTACTTCATCGGAGGGCTCCTGAAGCATTCACCCGCACTGTCAGCTGTGTGCGCACCAACAGTCAACTCATACAAGAGGCTGGTCCCTGGATACGAGGCTCCTGTATACATTGCCTACGGCCTCCAGAACAGGTCAACACTGATCCGAATCCCTGCATCCCGGGGTAAGGGTACCCGTGTGGAGTTAAGGATGCCTGACCCATCATGTAACCCCTACCTTGCCTTCGCAGCCATGCTGGAGGCCGGTATGGACGGTATACAGAACAAGATAGATCCGGGTGAACCAACAGAGATTGACGTGTTTGATAAATCCATGAAGGAACTACAGGAGATGGGAATCAAAACCCTTCCATCAAGCCTCTGGGAGGCATACCACGCCCTTGAAGAGGACGAGGTCGTTAAGGGCGCCCTTGGCGACCATGTCTATGAGAACTTTATGGAAATCAAACACAAGGAATGGGATGACTACCGTGTGAGGGTCTTCAAGTACGAACTTGAAAGGTACCTTGACATCTGA
- a CDS encoding ferredoxin-thioredoxin reductase catalytic domain-containing protein, with protein MKEDIERLYREIKESAEKSGYKINPDREFVFDLLEGMLVNRERYGYDSCPCRLASGDPEEDRDIVCPCDYRDDDINEHGTCYCGLYVRDENEEFHPIPERRKPGRRGRIRNEGLGLPVLRCRVCGYLCARALPPEECPICGVGGKFEVFMK; from the coding sequence ATGAAAGAGGATATTGAAAGGCTATACAGGGAGATAAAAGAGTCCGCAGAAAAGTCGGGCTATAAGATCAATCCTGACAGGGAATTTGTTTTTGATCTCCTTGAGGGAATGCTTGTTAACCGTGAAAGATATGGATACGACTCCTGCCCCTGCAGGCTGGCATCAGGGGACCCTGAGGAGGACAGGGACATAGTGTGTCCATGCGATTATCGTGATGATGACATCAATGAACATGGAACATGCTACTGCGGACTCTACGTCAGGGATGAAAATGAAGAATTCCACCCCATCCCTGAGAGGAGAAAACCGGGAAGAAGGGGCAGAATAAGGAATGAGGGTCTGGGTCTGCCGGTTCTAAGGTGCAGGGTCTGCGGTTACCTGTGTGCAAGGGCCCTGCCACCTGAAGAGTGCCCCATCTGTGGTGTTGGAGGAAAATTTGAGGTTTTCATGAAATAG
- the thiC gene encoding phosphomethylpyrimidine synthase — protein sequence MTQMEEARKGNITPEMEEIARRENVDIQMLIRCVADGRIVIPSNVNRKSSPCGIGENLSTKINANVGSSSRMEDIEQEVEKAMAAVKYGADAVMDLSTGPLLAEVRKEILRAVDVPVGTVPIYEAGVGSFASTGSVVDMDEDDMFRAIEKQAREGVDFMTIHSGITLDVIEKVRKSGRIMGIVSRGGAFLASWMMHNQQENPLHSNYEYLLEIAYEYDVTLSLGDGLRPGCLADASDIPQLQELLTLAELVERAREMDVQCMVEGPGHMPLDQIAANMKIQKSVCRGAPFYVLGPIVTDMAPGYDHISSAIGGAVAAMNGADFLCYVTPAEHLSIPSVEDVIEGVVASRIAAQAADAAKKIPGAWKSEIKMANARKSFDWDKQFSLAFDHRKPADYRMQCPVEDRDMCSMCGEYCALRILRDSDE from the coding sequence GTGACTCAGATGGAAGAAGCAAGAAAGGGCAATATAACCCCTGAAATGGAGGAGATTGCCCGCAGGGAAAATGTGGATATTCAGATGCTCATAAGGTGCGTTGCAGATGGGAGAATTGTGATACCATCCAACGTTAACAGAAAATCATCCCCATGCGGTATCGGTGAGAACCTTTCAACAAAGATAAACGCGAATGTGGGTTCATCATCAAGGATGGAGGACATAGAACAGGAAGTTGAGAAGGCAATGGCTGCTGTTAAGTACGGTGCAGATGCGGTTATGGATCTGAGCACAGGTCCACTCCTTGCCGAAGTCAGGAAGGAAATCCTCAGGGCAGTTGACGTCCCAGTGGGCACCGTACCCATATATGAGGCAGGGGTAGGATCCTTCGCATCCACAGGTTCAGTTGTGGACATGGATGAGGATGACATGTTCAGGGCCATAGAGAAACAGGCAAGGGAAGGCGTTGACTTCATGACCATCCACTCGGGAATAACCCTTGATGTCATTGAAAAGGTCAGGAAGTCAGGGAGGATCATGGGGATAGTCAGCAGGGGAGGAGCGTTCCTGGCCTCGTGGATGATGCACAACCAGCAGGAAAACCCCCTCCACAGCAACTACGAATACCTTCTGGAGATAGCCTATGAATACGATGTCACCCTCAGCCTGGGCGATGGTTTAAGGCCCGGTTGCCTTGCAGACGCATCTGACATACCCCAGCTACAGGAGCTCCTGACACTGGCGGAGCTTGTGGAGAGGGCAAGGGAAATGGATGTCCAGTGCATGGTTGAGGGTCCGGGGCACATGCCGCTGGATCAGATAGCAGCCAACATGAAGATACAGAAATCCGTCTGCAGGGGAGCGCCCTTCTATGTCCTGGGCCCCATAGTTACGGACATGGCCCCTGGCTATGACCATATAAGTTCAGCCATCGGAGGGGCTGTGGCCGCCATGAACGGGGCGGACTTCCTCTGCTATGTCACACCAGCGGAGCACCTCTCAATCCCATCTGTTGAGGATGTCATCGAGGGGGTTGTGGCATCAAGGATAGCTGCACAGGCAGCTGACGCTGCAAAGAAAATCCCTGGAGCATGGAAATCTGAAATTAAAATGGCAAACGCCAGAAAATCCTTTGACTGGGATAAACAGTTCAGCCTGGCATTTGACCACAGGAAACCTGCCGATTACAGGATGCAGTGTCCTGTTGAGGACCGGGACATGTGTTCAATGTGCGGTGAATACTGCGCCCTCCGCATCCTGAGGGACAGTGATGAATGA
- a CDS encoding methanogenesis marker 8 protein codes for MGEHVMEALGKTRVRVRDGRVVEVSQPLIEYCPLFHKYRGIEKITSEAVRENIEFRIKDFGMCTGDRELRMRDFLSFGISEIISTLLEEGEVDAAVMVCDGAGTVIVTEPELAQGIGGRISGFLSTSPEERVIESIGPENVLEPEKATINQVEGVQKAIKMGYNRVAVTVTDPEDAERLRELDGEIYIFAVHLTGLDYRGAEKIINTSDVVTSCASRYIRRIADRRALLKVGSAIPIYACTKKGKGFIELRMNRTGRTLDKAGEKEKTSPRPLI; via the coding sequence TTGGGTGAACATGTGATGGAGGCCCTGGGAAAGACCCGTGTCAGGGTCAGGGATGGAAGGGTGGTTGAGGTTTCCCAGCCACTAATCGAGTACTGTCCACTGTTCCATAAGTATCGAGGCATTGAAAAAATCACATCCGAGGCTGTTCGTGAGAATATTGAATTTCGCATTAAAGATTTTGGCATGTGCACCGGGGATCGTGAATTAAGAATGAGGGATTTTCTATCATTTGGCATCTCGGAGATAATCTCAACACTCCTTGAGGAGGGTGAGGTTGACGCCGCGGTCATGGTATGTGACGGTGCAGGGACGGTCATAGTCACCGAACCAGAACTTGCCCAGGGGATAGGGGGAAGGATATCAGGGTTCCTAAGCACCTCGCCTGAAGAAAGGGTCATAGAATCAATTGGACCCGAAAATGTCCTTGAACCTGAAAAGGCAACCATAAATCAGGTTGAAGGGGTTCAGAAGGCAATTAAGATGGGTTACAATAGAGTTGCTGTTACCGTTACCGACCCTGAGGATGCGGAACGATTAAGGGAACTTGATGGCGAGATTTACATCTTTGCTGTGCACCTGACAGGGCTGGACTACAGGGGGGCTGAGAAGATAATCAACACTTCAGATGTTGTAACCTCCTGCGCATCAAGGTACATAAGGAGGATAGCGGACAGGAGGGCGCTCCTTAAGGTGGGCTCGGCGATACCTATATACGCATGCACAAAGAAGGGTAAAGGGTTCATTGAACTCAGAATGAATAGAACAGGCAGGACCCTGGATAAAGCAGGGGAAAAGGAGAAAACATCACCCAGACCCCTAATTTAG
- a CDS encoding HesA/MoeB/ThiF family protein, with product MPRRYEGMAYWEMVSRHMGLLSKVDQVKLRDSTVTVIGCGGIGGAVIEMLARMGIGGLRIVDGDVFDISNINRQIMSSFHDLKLPKSEVTAERIRKINPFVEVEVFNEIFTWDNADGIIGESDLVVDALDNITGRVIASRKSRERGIPFIHGAVHGSRGQVTVFTVNSPSYEEMFRLPSAGCKLTDEVIRKLDGLSSDTPPVLGPLPNLTGCIQSFEALKILTERGRVIEAPRMLNFDLMGEEPFRVIEVPVAKTI from the coding sequence ATGCCAAGAAGATATGAGGGTATGGCCTACTGGGAGATGGTAAGCAGACACATGGGTCTGCTTTCAAAGGTTGATCAAGTGAAACTCAGGGATTCAACCGTCACGGTTATCGGCTGCGGGGGTATAGGCGGTGCGGTTATAGAGATGCTGGCACGTATGGGTATAGGCGGCCTCAGAATAGTTGATGGCGACGTCTTCGACATATCCAACATTAACCGACAGATTATGAGCAGTTTTCATGACCTCAAACTGCCCAAATCCGAGGTGACAGCAGAAAGGATCCGTAAAATCAACCCCTTTGTTGAAGTGGAGGTTTTCAATGAAATCTTCACCTGGGATAACGCCGACGGCATAATCGGGGAATCCGACCTTGTTGTTGATGCCCTTGACAACATAACGGGGAGGGTGATTGCATCAAGAAAGTCACGTGAAAGGGGAATACCCTTCATACACGGTGCGGTCCACGGGTCCCGGGGCCAGGTAACGGTCTTCACAGTTAATTCCCCATCCTATGAGGAGATGTTCAGGCTGCCATCCGCCGGATGCAAACTTACAGATGAAGTAATCAGGAAGCTGGATGGACTTTCTTCGGACACACCCCCTGTACTTGGACCTTTACCCAATTTAACAGGATGTATACAGTCATTTGAGGCCCTTAAAATACTTACAGAGAGGGGAAGGGTGATAGAGGCCCCCAGGATGCTGAATTTTGACCTCATGGGTGAAGAACCATTCAGGGTCATCGAGGTCCCCGTGGCAAAAACTATATAA
- a CDS encoding glutaredoxin family protein, producing the protein MEFQHVDGERRASVKLFALSTCGWCKKTRKLLEELGIAYDYIYVDLLEGDERTEALDELKRWNPSLSFPTLVIDDKDVVVGFDSLSIKTALK; encoded by the coding sequence ATGGAATTCCAGCATGTTGATGGTGAAAGGAGGGCATCGGTAAAACTCTTTGCACTCAGCACATGTGGCTGGTGTAAAAAGACACGGAAGCTCCTCGAAGAACTTGGAATCGCATATGATTATATATACGTGGATCTCCTTGAGGGTGATGAAAGGACAGAGGCCCTTGATGAACTCAAAAGGTGGAACCCATCCCTTTCATTCCCCACACTTGTAATAGATGATAAGGATGTTGTGGTCGGCTTCGATTCCCTTTCAATAAAAACAGCCCTTAAATGA